gtaaaataatatgtaatctatATACCCCATGGCTAATAGAGTGAGTCCCCAAGTTGTCAGAGAAGAGGCCGCTGCTGCGTGCAAGTTGGGTGCATTCCATTGAGAAACATTGTTGAGCCCTGTAAGTGAGGTAGCCATGCCCACAACGCCGGCAATGAGGGAGAAGATGACAAAGAAACCAGTCGCCAAGTTTCCGAATGGGAAGTATATTGGAAATATGCGAGCCGGAATAGACAAAACAGATGCTGCAATAAACGTACGGATGCTGCAATAAGTTAGAATTGTGAGACAGGCCTTGCCTTGCAGTTTATGCCAAACTAGCTATCTAAACTACCTGTCTCGCGAGATCTCTGA
Above is a genomic segment from Juglans microcarpa x Juglans regia isolate MS1-56 chromosome 1D, Jm3101_v1.0, whole genome shotgun sequence containing:
- the LOC121242368 gene encoding membrane protein PM19L-like; amino-acid sequence: MASRGSKSAASVLLIVNLVLYFIVTVIAAWAVSHGIQRSRETASVLSIPARIFPIYFPFGNLATGFFVIFSLIAGVVGMATSLTGLNNVSQWNAPNLHAAAASSLTTWGLTLLAMGLACKEIELGWTDSNLRTLETITIVVSATQTFCAGALHVGLGRA